A region from the Dendropsophus ebraccatus isolate aDenEbr1 chromosome 1, aDenEbr1.pat, whole genome shotgun sequence genome encodes:
- the LOC138784051 gene encoding nodal homolog 2-A-like → MYWFFYLLSITLTSLAQGIPLLHGRTSKIPLHQSKHGLKASSTLHGKTSFQHMKYSPFVMEIYQTLILGNQTHLSSMEHSVQDSDSILSLTAKRCSEVENRRALFFDMSSISNNIEIRLAELRIYLHSSEKNHNVILDIYDSKEGQEGRLIGSSHIDSSITSGSSWKVFNLTQMLQNSRNQKQGYGKSHGYEGSSCKDVSTDRAVLVLFSKDIPSSSPSGYPNLIHTVKSSKYVKTPEETSEGGIRKQRKNRNAKHGLIMNNFPTQHTDDGRPLCKRVDMVVDFEKIGWGDVVIYPKKFNAYRCEGACPIPLTEIFKPTNHAYIKSLVKLYDSDRVEYASCVPVKMRSLSMLMDEEGDVVMKHHEDMIVEECGCH, encoded by the exons ATGTATTGGTTCTTCTACCTCTTATCTATTACATTGACCTCATTGGCTCAGGGGATTCCGTTGCTGCATGGAAGAACATCCAAGATTCCTCTTCATCAATCTAAGCATGGATTAAAAGCTTCATCCACACTTCATGGCAAGACAAGCTTCCAGCATATGAAGTATTCTCCATTTGTGATGGAAATCTACCAGACCCTCATCTTGGGGAATCAGACACATTTATCCAGTATGGAACATTCGGTTCAAGACAGTGATTCTATCCTCAGCCTCACCGCCAAAA GATGCTCTGAAGTTGAAAACCGCAGAGCATTGTTCTTCGACATGTCCTCGATCTCTAACAATATTGAGATACGGTTGGCAGAGCTGAGGATATATCTCCATTCTTCTGAAAAGAACCATAATGTGATACTGGACATTTATGACAGTAAAGAAGGCCAGGAAGGAAGACTTATTGGATCATCTCATATTGACTCTTCCATAACATCAGGATCCTCCTGGAAAGTCTTCAACCTCACCCAAATGCTGCAGAACTCTCGAAATCAAAAGCAAGGATATGGCAAAAGTCATGGCTACGAAGGCAGCAGCTGTAAAGACGTGTCTACTGACAGAGCTGTGTTGGTTCTATTTTCAAAAGATATTCCTTCTTCAAGCCCTTCTGGTTATCCCAACCTCATTCATACAGTGAAGTCCTCCAAGTATGTAAAGACACCAGAAGAAACCAGTGAAGGTGGAATTAGGAAGCAAAGGAAGAACAGAAACGCTAAGCATGGACTGATCATGAACAACTTTCCCACCCAACATACTGATGATGGACGACCCTTGTGCAAAAGAGTTGACATGGTTGTGGACTTTGAGAAGATCGGCTGGGGAGACGTGGTTATCTACCCCAAGAAATTCAATGCCTACAGATGTGAAGGAGCCTGCCCCATCCCCTTGACAGAAATCTTCAAGCCAACTAACCATGCATATATTAAG AGTCTGGTGAAGCTGTATGATTCGGACAGAGTTGAATACGCCTCCTGTGTCCCGGTAAAGATGAGGTCATTGTCCATGCTGATGGATGAAGAAGGAGATGTGGTGATGAAACACCATGAAGATATGATTGTGGAGGAATGTGGATGTCACTGA
- the LOC138788443 gene encoding nodal homolog 2-A-like codes for MSWLTSILHFTVLSMVLGMPSFLPGKHMRIPLQHSDLSLKASSSLRRRTHSQNMKYSPFMMQLYQTLIMGNTTDLSRLEHSVLQDSDTILSLSAKGCSQLENHWALSFDMSSITSNIEIRMAELRIHLSSPEKTNDVTLDIYHGKENEGKIFLGSMRVDFSREKGSTLKAINITRMMQSYFHHGKSSTNEEDMEDKRKFKDSEENSCTEVFANKVVLVVFTKDNPSSNLHGYPNLIQTVESSKYVRAPASDLKRLRKGRNVKHSMIMADFPSKPVEDGRPLCKRVNMIVDFEKIGWGEQIIYPKKFNAYRCEGACPIPLSEMFKPTNHAYIKSLVKFYHSDRVDCSSCVPVKMRPLSMLMYEGGKVVMNNHEDMIVEECGCH; via the exons ATGTCTTGGTTGACTTCCATCTTGCACTTCACAGTCCTCTCCATGGTTCTAGGAATGCCTTCTTTTCTACCAGGGAAACACATGAGGATTCCTCTTCAGCATTCAGACCTTAGTTTGAAGGCTTCATCCAGTCTTCGTAGAAGAACACACTCCCAGAATATGAAGTATTCTCCATTCATGATGCAACTCTACCAGACTCTCATCATGGGGAACACCACCGATCTATCCAGGCTGGAGCACTCCGTTCTTCAAGATTCGGACACGATTCTAAGCCTCAGCGCCAAAG GTTGCTCTCAGCTAGAAAACCATTGGGCCCTGTCCTTCGATATGTCCTCTATCACAAGCAACATCGAAATACGTATGGCAGAGCTGAGAATACATCTTTCTTCTCCTGAGAAAACCAATGACGTGACCCTTGACATCTATCACGGCAAAGAAAATGAAGGAAAGATATTCTTAGGCTCAATGAGAGTTGACTTTAGTAGGGAAAAAGGATCCACTTTGAAGGCCATCAACATCACCAGAATGATGCAGTCTTACTTTCATCATGGAAAAAGTTCTACTAATGAAGAAGACATGGAGGATAAGAGAAAGTTTAAGGACAGTGAAGAAAACAGCTGTACTGAAGTGTTTGCCAACAAAGTTGTATTGGTGGTTTTTACCAAGGACAATCCTTCTTCTAACCTCCATGGATATCCAAATCTTATCCAGACAGTTGAGTCTTCGAAGTATGTGAGAGCCCCAGCGTCTGACCTTAAGAGACTTCGCAAGGGGAGAAATGTAAAGCACAGTATGATCATGGCCGACTTTCCCAGCAAACCCGTTGAAGATGGACGACCTCTGTGCAAACGAGTCAACATGATCGTGGACTTTGAGAAGATCGGATGGGGAGAACAGATTATCTATCCCAAGAAATTCAATGCCTACAGATGTGAAGGAGCCTGTCCCATCCCCCTGAGCGAGATGTTCAAGCCAACTAACCATGCGTATATTAAG AGTTTGGTGAAGTTTTACCATTCAGATAGAGTTGATTGTTCCTCGTGCGTCCCAGTGAAGATGAGACCATTATCCATGTTGATGTATGAAGGAGGAAAAGTGGTCATGAACAACCATGAAGATATGATTGTTGAAGAATGTGGATGTCACTGA